Part of the Terriglobia bacterium genome, TAGCCTCAGTGATGGCCGGGTCCAGTGCTTCAGCCGTGCGTGCCTTCAGGGTTCGTAGGATCAGTTTGATCTTGGCCCAGCATTTTTCGATGGGATTGAGGTCTGGCGAATAA contains:
- a CDS encoding transposase; amino-acid sequence: YSPDLNPIEKCWAKIKLILRTLKARTAEALDPAITEAIAAITSQDAMGWIQYCGYQHTKC